A segment of the Flavobacteriales bacterium genome:
GCAATGGCAAACGGAAGGAGCGCGCGGAACCGACCGAGAGCGTCTTCAGCGTGACCGACACCCTGGGCCGCGAGAAGATCTGGTACTTCCAGGACACCGTCTTCGGCAACGAGCTCTCCATTCAGGAGATGCGGTGGTTCATCAAGGGCGAGCAGGATGCCCACAGCGGCTATAAGCCGCGCTTCGCCACCTGGGGCGGCTTCCTGGTGGGCGCCGGTGCCAGCATTGCGCTGAACCTGGAGGTGAATGCGCTCTTCCTGCCGCCGATCTATGCCGGGGCCATGGCCTTGCCGCGCGTGCATGTCACCAAAGGCTCGCTCACCGACCCCTACCTCGAAGGCGAGCCGAACTATGCCTACGGCTATGCGAAGGTGGGCCGCACCAAGCGCGTGCTGCGCTCCTTGCTGAGCACAGCAGCCGGCATCGCTGTGGGCGTGAGTGTGCGGCAATTCATCATCAACCCGAACCTCGAAGGCTACGATTGACCATGGAACCCGAGATCAAGAACCCGGTGCTTCGGTTCATGGTCTATGGGCATGTGGTGCTGGCGCTGGGCGCTGCATTGCAAGTGTGGTGGATCGGTGTGGAGTGGTCCGGAGACGGTTCTTGGAGTCGAAGCGCGGCGGCCTTCTTCGCGACGTTGGCCTTTTATGGCCTCGCGCGTTTGATTCGAGCGAAGGATGATGCACTGAGTGAGGTGCCGCTTTTCGTTTGGTTCCGGAGCAATGCGAAAGCGATGGGCGCAATGGCAGTGGTGGGCGCCTTGTTGGCGCTGATCCTCTTGCTTGATGAGTTGATTGAAGCGCTCGTCCACCTGTGGCCGGTGATCCTGCCGGCGCTGCTCTATGTCACCCCGCTTCGCATGGGTGGCCGGGCCATCGGCCTGCGCTCCGTGCCCGGCTTGAAATCCTTGGTCGTGGCCTGGGTGTGGGCGGCGGGCACGGTGCTGCTGGCCTCCTCCAGCCACAAGTTCAACTTGGAGCCGATCCTCATCCCGGTTTTCATCGGTTTCTATTGGGCCATCGCCATCGCCTTCGATTGCCGCGATGCGGCAGTTGATTACCCCAGCCTTCGCACACTGCCGCAGCTGCTCGGGCCCCGCACTGCGCGAGTGCTCGCTCTGATGTTGCTGATGCCGCTGACGATGATGCTCTTGGTGAGCCTGTCATTTTCCGGTTACCCACACCCCATCGATGCACGGCCCGAAACGGATTGGTCCTTGGTGCTTCCGCTCATCGGCCTTGTTATGCCTGGCTTCCTGATCATGCGGTCGACGACCTCGCGTCATTGGTCCCATTGGCTCCTGTTGGATGCTTCCATCGCACTCATCCCCCTGCTGGCCCTGCTTGGAGGCACGCTCTGACGCGCATCAGCAGCCGCGCACCCTCGGATCCTAATTTGGCAGCCTGCATGAACGATTTCCAGAACACGCTCGAATTCGCCCGCGCGCAGGACGCTTCCGATCCGCTGCGCGCCTTCCGCGATGAGTTCCACTTCCCGCTGAAGGATGGCCAGCCCGTCATCTACTTCACCGGCAACTCGCTCGGGTTGCAGCCCAAAGGCGCGGCCGGCTCGCTGAAGCAAGAGCTTGATGATTGGGCCATTTTCGGCGTTGAGGGCCACATGAAGGCCAAGCACCCGTGGTACAGCTACCACGAGGAACTCACAGCGATGACGGCGCGTCTTGTCGGCGCGAAGGAGAGCGAAGTGGTGGTGATGAACCAGCTCACCAGCAACCTGCACTTCCTCTTGGTGAGCTTCTACCAGCCTAAAGGGAGCCGGAAGAAGATCCTCACCGAGCAGCGCCCGTTCCCGAGCGACACGTACGCCTTCGCATCACAGATTGCTTTTCACGGCGGTGATCCCGATACCGACCTGATCGAAGTGCAGCCGCGTGCCGGTGAATACACGGTGCGCTCCGAGGACATCATCGCGCGCATCAATGAGTTGGGCGATGAACTCGCGCTCGTTTGCTTCGGTGGCGTCAACTTCTACACAGGACAAGCATTCGATATGGCGGCGATCGCAAAGGCCGCTCACGCTGTTGGCGCATACGCTGGATACGACCTCGCGCACGCAGCCGGCAATCTGCATCTGAAGCTGAATGAGTGGAACGTTGACTTCGCCGCATGGTGCACCTACAAGTACCTGAACAGTGGTCCGGGAAGCGTTGGTGGCGCGTTCGTGCATGAAATGCATCACGGCAAAGGCCTCCCGATGTTCGCCGGTTGGTGGGGCCACGACAAGCACGAGCGGTTCAAGATGGAGCGCACCTTCAAGCCCATGAATACCGCTGAGGCGTGGCAGGTGAGCAATGCGCCGGTCTTCAGCATGGCGGTGCATCGCACGGCGCTGGAGCAATTCGATCGCGCGGGCATCGTGAACCTGCGGATGAAGAGCGAACGGCT
Coding sequences within it:
- the kynU gene encoding kynureninase, with protein sequence MNDFQNTLEFARAQDASDPLRAFRDEFHFPLKDGQPVIYFTGNSLGLQPKGAAGSLKQELDDWAIFGVEGHMKAKHPWYSYHEELTAMTARLVGAKESEVVVMNQLTSNLHFLLVSFYQPKGSRKKILTEQRPFPSDTYAFASQIAFHGGDPDTDLIEVQPRAGEYTVRSEDIIARINELGDELALVCFGGVNFYTGQAFDMAAIAKAAHAVGAYAGYDLAHAAGNLHLKLNEWNVDFAAWCTYKYLNSGPGSVGGAFVHEMHHGKGLPMFAGWWGHDKHERFKMERTFKPMNTAEAWQVSNAPVFSMAVHRTALEQFDRAGIVNLRMKSERLTGYLAFVIGEAARSAGAHLEIITPSDIAQRGCQLSIVAHGKGKDLFHAISAKGVVADWREPNVIRVAPVPMYNSFEDVWRFGQILKAALS